In Deltaproteobacteria bacterium, the genomic stretch GGAGGTCGGTGACGTTCGCGATCATCGCGGTGAGCAGCGCATACGAGGCGATGTTGAACGGCACGCCGAGGAACAGGTCGGCGCTGCGCTGGTACAGCTGGCACGAGAGCCGACCGTCGGCGACGTAGAACTGGAACAGGCAGTGGCACGGCGCCAGCGCCATGCGATCGAGCTCGGCGACGTTCCACGCGCTCACGATCATGCGTCGTGAGTCGGGGTCGCGACGGATGGTCTCGACCACGCCGGCGATCTGATCGATGCTCGCGCGACCGTCCCGCGCCGGCCATGCTCGCCACTGACGGCCGTAGACCGGCCCGAGCTCGCCCTCGGCATCGGCCCACTCGTCCCAGATGCTGACGCCGTGGTCGTGCAGGAACCCGACGTTGGTGTCGCCGCGCAGGAACCACAACAGCTCGACGATGATCGAGCGCAGGTGGACCTTCTTGGTCGTGACGAGCGGGAAGCCCTTGGCGAGGTCGAAGCGGAGCTGGCGGCCGAACACGCTGCGCGTGCCAGTGCCGGTGCGATCGGTCTTGACGGTGCCGTGCTCGAGCACGTCGCGCAGCAGGTCGAGGTAGGGTTCCACGGCGAGCGCGAGACTAGCAGGCGGTGGGCGGCGCGAGGGCGCCGACCCGCGCGCCGCCGGGCTCACGCGTCGCCGCGCAGCAACCGCTCGGCAAGCTCGGCGTGCGCCGGATACGGCGGCCCCAGCGGCGTCTCGGCCGGGGCCTCGCCGGGGAAGCGGCGCTTGAACGCGACCACGCGGGCGAGTGCGTGCTCGAGCGCATTGTCCTTCTGTCGCTCGAGCCGCTCGAGCACCTCGGTGACGAAGTCGAAGCGTCGACACACCAGCAGCGCATCGACGCCGGCGGTGAGCGCCGCATCGACCATCTCGCGCGGCTGCCAGTGGTCAGCGACGGCCTTCATCTCGAGATCGTCGGAGAACACCACGCCGTCATGGCCGAGTCGCTCGCGCAGCAGCGCGATGACGTCGGGTGCGAAGCTCGCGGGCCGCGTGCGGTCGATGGCCTCGAAGACCACGTGCGCGGTCATGATGCTGGCGACCTCGCCGGCGATGGCGGCCGCGAACGGCGGCAGCTCGACCTCGAACAGGCGGTCGAGATCATGGGCCAGCTTCGGCAGCGCGAGGTGGCTGTCGAGCTCGGTGTCACCGTGGCCGGGGAAGTGCTTGGCGCAGCACGCCACCCGCTCGGCCTGCATGGCTTCGATGAAGCTGCGCGCGTACCGACCGACGGTGGCCGCGTCGCGGGAGAAGCTGCGATCGCCGATGATCGGGTTGGCCGGGTTGCTGTCGACGTCGACCACCGGCGCGAAGTCGAGGCCGATGCCGAGCTCGCGCAGCTCGAGCGCGAGCGAGCGCGCCAACGCAGCGGTCGACTCGAGCTGCGCGGCCTCGCCGACGCGGCGCATCGGCGGCCACTCGGTCCACGGCTTGCGCAGCCGCTGCACGCGGCCGCCCTCCTGATCGATCGCCACCACCAGCGGTGCATCTTGCGGGGCCCGCTCGCGCATCGATGCCACCAGCTTGCGCACCTGCGCCGGCGCCTCGACATTGCGTGCGAACAGCACGACCCCGCCGATGCGCCCGGCGGCGATGAGCTCGAGCAGCGGCCGCGGACATTCGAGTCCCTCGAAGCCCACGAAGAGTGCCTGTCCGGGCTGCCACGCTGCCGTCGTGCTCGTGCGCATGACGAGAAGATCGACCGTAATCCGCCGCCGTGACAACCCAAAGCCGTCGGGTGACCCGCGAGGACGACGCATGTGCCGGGCGGCGGTCGTTTGCCGGCCGATGTCGTCCGCGGGCCGCCTGCGGGCGCGCTGCCAAGCCCGTCGCCCACCGGCAAGACGCTGCCAGGAGCAGCCCACGAGCCCGGCCCTGCGTGGTTGACGTCGCTTCCCGGCCGCGGGTACCTTGCACCGCCCTCAGATGACCCGCAAACCGAATCGGCGTCGCTGCACGCTCGGCATCAGCGTCGCCGCCTGTGCCCTGGCACTCATCCTCGGACCCGGCATCGCTGCGGCACAGCCTGGCCTCGGTGGTCCGGGCGGTGGTCTCGGCGGTGGCGGTGGCCCCGGCGCGCTCGGCCCGGGCGGCGGCGGTCCGGGTCAACGCAAAGAGAAGAAGGAAGGCCCCGGCGAGGCCGCGCCCAAGGACAAGGAAGCCCTGCGTCCGATCGAACCCGTGCCGGCGCAGCCGCAACGCTTCCGCCGCATCCAGCTGTTCGACGTCGCCGGCTACATGCGCGTGCGCGCCGACTACTTCCATCGTCCGTACCTCGGACTCGCCGAGTTCGGCGAGGACCCGCAGCGCCCCTCGAAGTTCTTCCATCCGCCGGCCGAGTCGCAGGAGGTCGCCGACGACGGCTCCACCTCGCCCAACCAGGCCAGCTGCTTCAACCGCCTGACGGCCGGCGGCGTCTCCGATCTGCGCGCCAGCACCCGCTGCCGGCGGCGAGCCGGCTTCTCGTCGGCGAACATGCGGCTGCGGCTCGAGCCCACGCTGCACATCACCGACACCGTGCAGGTGCACACCCAGATCGACGTGCTCGACAACGTCGTGCTGGGCAGCACGCCCGACTCGTACGGCTTCGACGATCCGTTCGCGCCGATCGATCTCTACACCCGCACGCAGGTACCGCCCTCGGCAGGGGTCAACTCGTTCCAGGACAGCATCGTTGCCAAGCGCGCCTGGGGTCACATCCGCTTCGGCTGGGGCCTCGACCTGCGCTTCGGGCGGATGCCGTGGCACTGGGGCATGGGCATGGTCGCCAACCACGGCAACGGCTACCTGCGCAACGACCAGTCCGACATCATCCGGCAGATCGACCAGGACTACGGCGACTCGGTCGACTCGCTGCGCGCGGCCTTCGACTTCGGCAAGGACCGCCGCCGCAGCCACACCGTCGCGTTGTCGTGGGACTTCGCGTCGAGCGGCGCGACCACGGCGCAGCTGCTCGGACCCAAGTGGGCCTCGGGTGGCACCGTCGGCCAGGAGTTCTCGGCCGAGCGCTTCGACAACGTCAACCAGTGGAGCGCCTCGCTCGAGCGTCGCGACGATCCCGACATGCTCAAGCGCAAGATCTCGCTGGGCACGCCGGTCGTGAACTACGGCGTGATCGGCTGGCTGCGACGCCAGGATCTCGCGCGCGAGATCGGTACCCCCGGCCTCGGTGACGGCCTCGGCACCAACGGCGCCTACTACGACGACACCGCCTTCCCCAACGACCTCGAGCCCGGCGGCGCGACGCTCGGCAACGGCGACCTCGATCAGGTCGGGCGCACCGGCTGGACCAACTACGCCAGCACGCTGGTCCATCGCCGCGCGCTGCTGTTCACGCCCGACCTGTGGCTGCGGGTGAACTGGCGGACCCTGCGGGTCGAGCTCGAGGCCTCGGGCACGATCGGCAAGTTCTACATGCGCGACCTCGCGACCGCGCCCGAGAGTGCCGACGACTTCCGCACGCTCGCGCGCAATGACCTGCGCAAGCAGTTCGTCGCGACCTTCGGCTACGCGCTCGAGTTCAAGTACGGGTTCTTCCGCGACCGCTTCCACATCGGCTTCGATCACGGCTTCGCGACCGGCGATCGCTCGCCGTCGATCGACTACAACCCGCAGAACCCGCTGCTGCTGGGCAACAACGGCACGGTCGGCAACTTCCGCTTCAACCCCGCGTACAACATCGACTTGCTGCTCTTCCGCGAGGTGCTCGGCACCGTCTCGAACGCGGCCTACTTCAAGCCGTGGGCGGCGTTCTACTTCTTCAACCACTTCTCGGCGCGGGTCGACGCCGAGTACGCGATGGCGATGCGACGCCAGGCCACGCTGGGCAACCGCTTCAGCTACGGCGTCGAGGTCGACGCAGCGATCCGCTACCACGACGCGCGCGAACCGATCTTCGTGCAGTTCCAGTACGGCGTGTTGTTCCCGCTCGGCGCGTTCAACCGCATCGGCCCCAGCGGAGCCGAGGACGCACGCGCCATGCAGACCTTGCAGGCGCAGGTCGGGATCAAGTTCTAGGCCGCTGGCGATCCCCGCCCCGCACCTGCTACCGTCGTCGGCATGACGCGGCCAGCCCCCGCGCCCCCGACCGCCGTCGTCGGCGTCGCAAGGACGCTGCCACGGGCGCGGACGAGCGCGTGGACGCTGCTGCTGGCGGGGGCGATCGGCTGCGCGCCCCCCAGCGCTGCGCCGCCCCCGGTGCCCCCGACCGCGCCCGACGGACCCGCCGTCGTCGTCCCGCCAACGCCCGTGCCGGAGCTTCCGTCGCCGCCGCCGGAGCCCGTCGAGCCGGCCGCCGCACCGCCGTGGACCGACGCCGACCTGCCGCGCATCCGCGCGCTGCAGCCGAAGATCCGCGCCGCCGCGCAGCGGCACGGCGTCGACCCGCACGTGATGAACGCCATCATCTGGCACGAGAGCCACTTCAACGCCAGCGCCCGCGGCCCCGGCGGCGCCGCGGGTCTCATGCAGCTGATGCCGACCACGTCGAAGTCGCTGGCCAAGCGGCTGCATCGCGCCAACCGCCCCTTCGATCCCGATTTCAACCTCGACGCCGGCGCGTACCTGTTGTCGCGGCTGCTCACGATCTTCGACGGCGACCTCGACCTCGCGCTGGCCGGCTACGCGCTGGGGCACGTCGCGGTGCGACGCCGACTCGAGGCGGGCGAGCCGCTGCCCGATCGCACGCAACGCTTCATCGCCAAGGTCCACGCGTGGTCGGCCGCGTTCGCCCAGCTGGACGAGCTCGCGCTGGCCGCTCGCCGGTCGGCGCCCCGCGGGACCTGACCGCGGGACCTGACCGCGCGGGTCAGCTGTCGGCCGGCCGCGGTGGTTGCTACTGTGACCGGACCGCGATGGCGAAGTCGACGACGCGATGGATCTGCAGCGACTGTGGTGCGGGCGCCAGCGGGTGGTTCGGCAAGTGCCCTGCGTGCGGCGCGTGGAACACCATCGAGCAACGCGACGAGACCCCGGTCGATCGCGTGGTGCTCTCGACCGGCGCGACCGCACCGGTGCGCGCCGACCAGGCCCCGCCCGAGGTCGCGCGTCTGCGCTGCGGACTGGCCGAGGTCGATCGCGTGTTCGGTGGCGGCCTCGTGCGGGGCAGCGTGGGTCTGCTGGGCGGCGCGCCGGGCATCGGCAAGTCGACCTTGCTGCTGCAGGTCTCCGCCGGGCTCGCGCGCAGCACCGGCACCGTGCTGTACGCCAGCGGCGAGGAGTCCACGCCGCAGATCGCCGGTCGTGCCCAGCGCCTGGGCGCCGCAGTACCGCAGCTGCTGCTGGTTGCGGAGACCCGCGTCGAGGCGATCCTCGAGGCCGCGCGCGAGCTCGCGATCGCCGGTGAGCTCGCCGCGTTGGTGGTCGACTCGATCCAGACCGTCTACAGCGATGCCGCCGAGGGCTTGCCCGGCAACGTGTCGCAGATCCGGGCCTGCGCCGCACAGCTGGTGAGCTTTGCCAAGCTGCACGACATCCCGGTGGTGGTGGTCGGCCACGTCACCAAGGACGGGCAGCTCGCGGGCCCGCGGGTACTCGAGCACCTGGTCGACGTCGTGTTGTCGTTCGAGGGCGACGACGAGCGCGCGCTGCGGTTGCTGCGGGCGAGCAAGAACCGCTTCGGATCGACCGCCGAACTCGGCGTGTTCGAGATGACCGGCGGCGGTCTGCGGGAGATCGGCAACCCGTCGGAGGCCTTCCTCGCCGAGCGACCGAGCCGGGTCGCGGGCTCGTGCATCACCGCGACCCTCGAGGGCTCGCGACCGCTGTTGCTCGAGGTGCAGGCGCTGCTGGCCCCCGCCCACGGCGGCGCGCGGCGCAACTGCGTCGGCGTCGATCCGGCCCGCGTCGCGATGTTGCTGGCGGTGCTCGAGCGCCATGCCGGGCTGCCCGTGCTCGACCAGGACGTGTTCGTCAACGTCGCCGGTGGCATGCGCATCGTCGAGCCCGCGGCCGACCTCGCGATCGCGCTCGCGGTCGCCTCGAGTCACCTGCGGCGTCCGATCGACGCGGGCCTGGTCGCGCTCGGCGAGATCGGCCTGACCGGGGAGATCCGCCAGGCCCAGCGCCTCGAACCCCGACTGGCCGAGGCGCGGCGTCTCGGCTTCGAGCGCGCCGTCATTCCGCCGCTGCCCGCGAAGTTCGAGGGCAAGCGGACGGTGCTGAAGCTATCGCAGGTGCGCTCGATCGCCGACGCGGTCGCGGCGGCCATCGACGGCTGAGCCGCGGTCCGCGAGGGCCTGCGGTCCGTGGCGGACCGCATCGATCACGACGGGTGCGCCACGGCGTTCACCACGGCTGCTAGTTGCGGGCGCGGGCGCGGCCGTTGGGCTTCTCGTCGTCGGCACCGGCCTTGGGCTTGTCGCCGGTGCGTAGGCCCTCGGCCGGGATGCGCACGACATCGGGCTTCTCGACCTTGCCCTCGGCCTTCGCCTCGGCCTTCGCTTCGGCCTTGGCGGCCTCGGCCTTGGCGTCGCCGGCGGCCTGGGCCTGCTGCAGCCGCAGGGTCATGCCGTGCTTGGTCAACAGCTCGGTCTCGATGCGCGCGGCGACCTCGGGGTGCTCGACCAGGAACTGCTTGGCGTTGTCGCGACCTTGGCCGATGCGCTCGCCCTTGTACGAAAGCCACGCGCCAGACTTCTCGATCACGTTGGCCTCGACGCCCATGTCGATGAGCATGCCGGGGCGGCTCACGCCCTCGCCGTAGGTGATGTCGAACTCGACCTCGCGAAACGGTGGCGCGAGCTTGTTCTTGACCACCTTCACGCGGGTGCGGTTGCCGACCACCTGCTCGGCCGACTTGATGGCGCCGATGCGGCGGATGTCGAAGCGGATCGACGCGTAGAACTTGAGCGCGTTGCCGCCGGTGGTGGTCTCGGGGTTACCGAACATCACGCCGATCTTCATGCGCAGCTGGTTGATGAAGATGACGATGGTGCGGCTGCGGGAGATCGAGCCCGTCAGCTTGCGCAGCGCCTGGCTCATGAGTCGCGCCTGCAGACCGACGTGCGAGTCGCCCATCTCGCCCTCGAGCTCGGCCTTGGGCGTGAGCGCGGCGACCGAGTCGATCACGACGATGTCGACCGCGCCCGAGCGCACCAGCATGTCGCAGATCTCCAGCGCCTGCTCGCCGTAGTCCGGCTGCGAGACCAACAGGTCGTCGGTGCGCACGCCGATCTTGCGGGCATAACCGACGTCGAGCGCGTGCTCGGCGTCGATGAACGCACACACGCCGCCGGTGCGCTGGGCCTCGGCGACGGCGTGCAGCGCGAGGGTCGTCTTGCCCGAGGACTCTGGCCCGTAGATCTCGACGATGCGGCCGCGCGGCAGGCCGCCGATGCCGGTCGCGATGTCGAGCGCGAGGCAGCCGGTCGGGACCACCGAGACGTCGCCGAGCGGCAGCTTGCCATCGGCCGACAGCCGCATGATCGAGCCCTTGCCGAACTGCTTCTCGATGGTCGCGAGGGCGAGGCCGATGGCGGCATCACGATGCTTGGCGGGGCTGACGGGTTGCTTCGGATCGGATGCAGACATGGACGACTCGGCTTTCTTGGGCAGTTCGGGTTGCAGGCGGGGGAACTTCAGGTCGCCGGCGATGGCGTGGGTCCGTGCAGCGAGGCCACGCCACGCTCGCAGAGGCGGTCCCACAGCAGCTTGTGCGCCCACGAGGCGGCGCCGCGCTGCAGCGTGCCACGATCGCCGCGCAGCTGCAGTTGGAGGTGGCGGGTGCCGCGATCGTCGGCGACCGCGATGTGCACGGTTCCCACCGGCTTTTCGGCGGTGCCGCCATCGGGGCCGGCGATGCCGGTGATCGCGACGGCGAGATCGCTCCCGAGCGATCGCCGCGCGCCCTCGGCCATCGCCCGCGCGACCGGCTCCGAGACCGCGCCGTGGGCCTCGAGCACCGCGGCCTCGACCCCGAGCAGGCCTCGCTTCACGCGGTTGTCGTAGGCCACGACGCCGCCGTCGAGACAGGCCGACGCGCCGGGGATCGCCGCGATGCCGGCGGCAGCCAGCCCACCGGTGCAGGACTCCGCGAACGCGATCCGCAGCGCGGCATCGCGGGCGGCCGCGACGATGCGGGTCGCGAGATCGGCCTCGCCGACGCCGTGAATCGCCGGGCGCAGCGCCTCGATCATCTCGCCGTCGAGACTCGCGAGGTCGTCGATGCTCGCGCCGTGGCCCTGCGCATCGGGCGTGCCCTCGAGGATGACGAGCACCTCGGGCATCGCGGCCCGGTAGTGCACGAAGACCCCGCGCAGGGCCTCGCTGCGCGCCCGTGCGGCGGCGACGATGGGCTCGACGCGCTCGGCGATCGCGGACTCGCCGAGCCCGATCGCGCGATACATGCGACGCGCGATCGGCCGCAGCGACAGGCGCGCGCGCACGCGCGGCTCGACCTCCTCGCGCTGCATGCGATGCAGCTCGCGCGGGACCCCGGGCATCACGAACACCATGCAGCGCCCGATCTCGATGCAGAAGCCCTCGGCGCTGCCGATGGGGTTGTCGAGCCACTGCGCGCGCTCGGGTCGATCGGCCTGCTTGAGGTTCGCGACCGGCATCTCCCGCGCGAAGCGGCGGAACTTCTCGCGCAGCCGCGCCACCGCGGCCTCGTCGCGCACCACCGGGCAGCCGGCCGCGTCCGCGATCGCGGCGGTGGTCAGGTCGTCGGTGGTCGGGCCGAGCCCGCCGCTGGTCCACAGCACGTCGGCGCGCGCGACAGCACCGCGGACCGCGGTGACGATCTCTTCGTGACGATCCCGGACGACCTCGACGCGGGTGAGCAGCAGGCCCAGCTCGCGCGCGCGCGCACCGAGGAAGGTCGCGTTGGTGTTGACCGTGTCCCCCGAGAGGAGCTCGTCACCGATGCTGAGGACCTCGACGCGCGGGGCAGGAGCATTCATGGCGGGTTGGGGTGTACGATGCCGACGGCGTGCCGGGGCGAGGAGTGCCCAGGACGCGCCAACGCAAGCGGCTGAGGGCTGGTTTGCCCGTATACTGCGCAGATGTCAAGTGACCCCCAGAATTCGGGTCGCGGCCCCCAAGGGGTCACCAGGAAGCGGGCTTCACGGGGGTCTTCGCCAGGGCACCTGCGTGGTCGTCGGGGTCGCCGGCAGGGTTAGCGACCCTTCGGACACGATCGTCGCGATCGTCCAAGCGCGCGCTTGGAGCCATCGGTCGCACTCGGCTACGATGCCACCACGGTGCGCATCCGATACGCGGCCAAGACCGACGTCGGCATGAAGAGGACTCACAACGAGGACTACTTCGCGTTGATCGAGGACGAGCAGCTGTTCATGGTGGCTGACGGCATGGGTGGTCACGCATCGGGCGAGGTCGCGAGCAAGCTGGCGGCCGAGGTGATCGGCGAGTTCTATCGCCACAGCAAGGATCAGGACGCGACCTGGCCGTACCGCTACGACTCGAGTCTGTCGTACGCGGAGAACCGCATGGTCGCGTCGATCCGCCTGGCCAACCAGCGCATCCACGAGAGCGCCGGCAAGAACCCGCACCTGCGCGGCATGGGCACCACGCTGGTGGCGTTCATCGTGAAGGGCGATCAGGCCTTCGTGGCCCACGTCGGCGACTCGCGCTGCTACCGGCTGCGCAACGGCTCGATCCACCAGCTCACGCGCGATCACTCGCTGCTCGAGGACTATAAGGAAGCGCGCCCCGACATGACGGAGGAGGAAGCCCGCAACTTCCCCCACAAGAACGTCATCACGCGCGCGCTCGGCATGCGCGACAACGTCGTCGTCGACATCTCGCGGGTCGACCTGCAGGACGGCGACCGCTTCGTGCTCTGCTCCGATGGCCTCTCCGGCATGCTGACCGACGCGGAGATCCATCACATCACCCGGCGCCACGAAGACCTCGAGAAGGCCGTGTCGGAGCTCATCGATCGCGCCAACGCGGCCGGCGGCACCGACAACATCACGGCCATGGTCGTCGAGTGCTGCTTCTAGTACCTCGACACAGCGATTGTGACGGGCCATAACACCGCCCTGACCGCGCCTCGCTGCGTTGCCGCACCTTGAAATACGCCCGGTATTCCGGCGGCACGGCGCCTTGCGGAGTCGCGGCCATGACGGCGTTCTGACCCATCACAATCCCTGTGTCGAGGTACTAGACCGGCCGCGGGACGCCCGCCCGGTGTGATCGAGAATTCGCGGGCGAGTCGTGACATCGACCTGCTAGCGTGCGCCGGTGTCCGCTGGCCGCTCCGATCGCCGAGCGACGTCGCGCTACCCCGTGGAGCTCGACGTCGACTACCGCATCGAGGGCACCTACTTGTTCGCGTCGATCGCCGACATCTCGAGCTGCGGCATCTTCGTGCGCACCGAGACGCCGCTGGCCCAGGGCACGCTGCTGCAGCTGTGCTTCGAGGCCCCGCCGACGCTCGCCAACGGCGACGGTCGCTTCGAGCTCGCCGGTGAGGTGGTGTGGATCACCGCCGACACCGATCGTCCGGGCATGGGCGTGCGCTTCCTGGAGGTGTCGGCCGCGGATCAGCGGCGCCTGCTGGAGCTGGTGCGCGCCATCGCCTACGTCGACGACAGCGACGCGAACTGACGTCCGACCGTCGCCCGCAGGCAGCCAGGCCTGCCGCACCCGGCCAGAGCGGGCGTCGTCGCCTGCGTCGGTCATACTCGGGAACGGCGGCGACGCGCGTGCGCTCGTCGTCCCCGATCGCCATGCCGATGCGACGCTCCGCCATCGTCCTCGCCCTGCTCCTGCCCGCCTGCCGGGTGCCGAGCGCCCCCGATCCGACCGACGCCACGCCCGTGGCGTCGAGCGCCGCGGTCGCGCCGGTGGTCGCGCCGAGCAGCGCCGAGGTCGATCGTCGCCTCGAGCTGCGCGTGCTCGGCCGCACCATCGGCACCATGGCGCTCGACGTCGAGCCAACCGACGACGGCGGCTCGCGCTGGACCACGCGCACGGAGCTCACGCTCGCGCTCGATGACGCCGGCGAGACGCCCAAGCGCATCGAGACCGACGCCACCGTGGTCTACGACGCGAAGCTGGCGATGCGCTCGGGCCTCGAGATCACCCACGAGGCCGGCGTGCAGGAGCGCAAGACCGTGACGATCGAGGGCGACACGCTCACCCTGCGGGTGCAGGGCCCAGCCCACGACCAGACCCATCGCTTCCCCATCCCCGAGGACAACCGCAGCGACGCGGCGGTGTTCGAGCAGCTGCGGCGCGAGGTCGAGGGCGGCGCGGCGATGCCACGGACGCTGTCGTTCTCGTCGTTCGACGACGACGAGCTGCGCTTCAGCCACGACCGCATGACCCTGCTCGCGCGCGTCATGGTGCGCGACGGCGACCGCGACGTGCCCGGCTGGAAGATCGAGCGCCGCGACGAGCACGGCGAGCGCACGGTCGCGGTGCTCGACGCCGCCGGGCTGCCGCTGTCGCTCGAGATCGGCGTGTTCACGGCCGCGCTGCCGGGCACGCCGGCGGGCGAGGCCGGCGCACGGCTGAGCTCCATGCTCGCGATCGAGGGCGTGGTACCGCGGCAGGCCGCGACGCTGCAGATCTCGCTCGACGTCCCAGGCGACGACGACACCGAGCCGCTGTTGCGCAGCGGTCCGTACCAGGACGTCACGCGCGACGGCAACCACTACACCCTCACGCTGCACGCACGGGCGGGCCACGGCGTCGCATCGCCCAAGCTACCGATGACGACCGTGCCCGACGACGTGCGC encodes the following:
- a CDS encoding PilZ domain-containing protein, whose amino-acid sequence is MSAGRSDRRATSRYPVELDVDYRIEGTYLFASIADISSCGIFVRTETPLAQGTLLQLCFEAPPTLANGDGRFELAGEVVWITADTDRPGMGVRFLEVSAADQRRLLELVRAIAYVDDSDAN
- the radA gene encoding DNA repair protein RadA; translation: MAKSTTRWICSDCGAGASGWFGKCPACGAWNTIEQRDETPVDRVVLSTGATAPVRADQAPPEVARLRCGLAEVDRVFGGGLVRGSVGLLGGAPGIGKSTLLLQVSAGLARSTGTVLYASGEESTPQIAGRAQRLGAAVPQLLLVAETRVEAILEAARELAIAGELAALVVDSIQTVYSDAAEGLPGNVSQIRACAAQLVSFAKLHDIPVVVVGHVTKDGQLAGPRVLEHLVDVVLSFEGDDERALRLLRASKNRFGSTAELGVFEMTGGGLREIGNPSEAFLAERPSRVAGSCITATLEGSRPLLLEVQALLAPAHGGARRNCVGVDPARVAMLLAVLERHAGLPVLDQDVFVNVAGGMRIVEPAADLAIALAVASSHLRRPIDAGLVALGEIGLTGEIRQAQRLEPRLAEARRLGFERAVIPPLPAKFEGKRTVLKLSQVRSIADAVAAAIDG
- a CDS encoding transglutaminase domain-containing protein, translating into MALDVEPTDDGGSRWTTRTELTLALDDAGETPKRIETDATVVYDAKLAMRSGLEITHEAGVQERKTVTIEGDTLTLRVQGPAHDQTHRFPIPEDNRSDAAVFEQLRREVEGGAAMPRTLSFSSFDDDELRFSHDRMTLLARVMVRDGDRDVPGWKIERRDEHGERTVAVLDAAGLPLSLEIGVFTAALPGTPAGEAGARLSSMLAIEGVVPRQAATLQISLDVPGDDDTEPLLRSGPYQDVTRDGNHYTLTLHARAGHGVASPKLPMTTVPDDVRRFLSPTPTSQSDEPAIVARAQTLARGHEDARAAAHAIVRWVFETLGKKDGARGAATATEVLADGFGDCTEHAALSVALLRAAGIPARNVSGVVLVPGLFSSDAGYHAWVEAWLGEWVVLDPALGNTDVSAHYILLGYDEPGLEQGGAALSRMLGRTTIRVLPR
- the recA gene encoding recombinase RecA; amino-acid sequence: MSASDPKQPVSPAKHRDAAIGLALATIEKQFGKGSIMRLSADGKLPLGDVSVVPTGCLALDIATGIGGLPRGRIVEIYGPESSGKTTLALHAVAEAQRTGGVCAFIDAEHALDVGYARKIGVRTDDLLVSQPDYGEQALEICDMLVRSGAVDIVVIDSVAALTPKAELEGEMGDSHVGLQARLMSQALRKLTGSISRSRTIVIFINQLRMKIGVMFGNPETTTGGNALKFYASIRFDIRRIGAIKSAEQVVGNRTRVKVVKNKLAPPFREVEFDITYGEGVSRPGMLIDMGVEANVIEKSGAWLSYKGERIGQGRDNAKQFLVEHPEVAARIETELLTKHGMTLRLQQAQAAGDAKAEAAKAEAKAEAKAEGKVEKPDVVRIPAEGLRTGDKPKAGADDEKPNGRARARN
- a CDS encoding Stp1/IreP family PP2C-type Ser/Thr phosphatase gives rise to the protein MRIRYAAKTDVGMKRTHNEDYFALIEDEQLFMVADGMGGHASGEVASKLAAEVIGEFYRHSKDQDATWPYRYDSSLSYAENRMVASIRLANQRIHESAGKNPHLRGMGTTLVAFIVKGDQAFVAHVGDSRCYRLRNGSIHQLTRDHSLLEDYKEARPDMTEEEARNFPHKNVITRALGMRDNVVVDISRVDLQDGDRFVLCSDGLSGMLTDAEIHHITRRHEDLEKAVSELIDRANAAGGTDNITAMVVECCF
- a CDS encoding transglycosylase SLT domain-containing protein encodes the protein MPELPSPPPEPVEPAAAPPWTDADLPRIRALQPKIRAAAQRHGVDPHVMNAIIWHESHFNASARGPGGAAGLMQLMPTTSKSLAKRLHRANRPFDPDFNLDAGAYLLSRLLTIFDGDLDLALAGYALGHVAVRRRLEAGEPLPDRTQRFIAKVHAWSAAFAQLDELALAARRSAPRGT
- the nagZ gene encoding beta-N-acetylhexosaminidase, which codes for MRTSTTAAWQPGQALFVGFEGLECPRPLLELIAAGRIGGVVLFARNVEAPAQVRKLVASMRERAPQDAPLVVAIDQEGGRVQRLRKPWTEWPPMRRVGEAAQLESTAALARSLALELRELGIGLDFAPVVDVDSNPANPIIGDRSFSRDAATVGRYARSFIEAMQAERVACCAKHFPGHGDTELDSHLALPKLAHDLDRLFEVELPPFAAAIAGEVASIMTAHVVFEAIDRTRPASFAPDVIALLRERLGHDGVVFSDDLEMKAVADHWQPREMVDAALTAGVDALLVCRRFDFVTEVLERLERQKDNALEHALARVVAFKRRFPGEAPAETPLGPPYPAHAELAERLLRGDA
- a CDS encoding TIGR04551 family protein, producing the protein MTRKPNRRRCTLGISVAACALALILGPGIAAAQPGLGGPGGGLGGGGGPGALGPGGGGPGQRKEKKEGPGEAAPKDKEALRPIEPVPAQPQRFRRIQLFDVAGYMRVRADYFHRPYLGLAEFGEDPQRPSKFFHPPAESQEVADDGSTSPNQASCFNRLTAGGVSDLRASTRCRRRAGFSSANMRLRLEPTLHITDTVQVHTQIDVLDNVVLGSTPDSYGFDDPFAPIDLYTRTQVPPSAGVNSFQDSIVAKRAWGHIRFGWGLDLRFGRMPWHWGMGMVANHGNGYLRNDQSDIIRQIDQDYGDSVDSLRAAFDFGKDRRRSHTVALSWDFASSGATTAQLLGPKWASGGTVGQEFSAERFDNVNQWSASLERRDDPDMLKRKISLGTPVVNYGVIGWLRRQDLAREIGTPGLGDGLGTNGAYYDDTAFPNDLEPGGATLGNGDLDQVGRTGWTNYASTLVHRRALLFTPDLWLRVNWRTLRVELEASGTIGKFYMRDLATAPESADDFRTLARNDLRKQFVATFGYALEFKYGFFRDRFHIGFDHGFATGDRSPSIDYNPQNPLLLGNNGTVGNFRFNPAYNIDLLLFREVLGTVSNAAYFKPWAAFYFFNHFSARVDAEYAMAMRRQATLGNRFSYGVEVDAAIRYHDAREPIFVQFQYGVLFPLGAFNRIGPSGAEDARAMQTLQAQVGIKF
- a CDS encoding thymidylate synthase, with the translated sequence MEPYLDLLRDVLEHGTVKTDRTGTGTRSVFGRQLRFDLAKGFPLVTTKKVHLRSIIVELLWFLRGDTNVGFLHDHGVSIWDEWADAEGELGPVYGRQWRAWPARDGRASIDQIAGVVETIRRDPDSRRMIVSAWNVAELDRMALAPCHCLFQFYVADGRLSCQLYQRSADLFLGVPFNIASYALLTAMIANVTDLQPGEFVHTFGDAHIYANHVDQVREQLSRAPRALPQLRFARRPASIFDFTLADIEVVGYDPHPSIKAPVAV
- a CDS encoding CinA family nicotinamide mononucleotide deamidase-related protein — its product is MNAPAPRVEVLSIGDELLSGDTVNTNATFLGARARELGLLLTRVEVVRDRHEEIVTAVRGAVARADVLWTSGGLGPTTDDLTTAAIADAAGCPVVRDEAAVARLREKFRRFAREMPVANLKQADRPERAQWLDNPIGSAEGFCIEIGRCMVFVMPGVPRELHRMQREEVEPRVRARLSLRPIARRMYRAIGLGESAIAERVEPIVAAARARSEALRGVFVHYRAAMPEVLVILEGTPDAQGHGASIDDLASLDGEMIEALRPAIHGVGEADLATRIVAAARDAALRIAFAESCTGGLAAAGIAAIPGASACLDGGVVAYDNRVKRGLLGVEAAVLEAHGAVSEPVARAMAEGARRSLGSDLAVAITGIAGPDGGTAEKPVGTVHIAVADDRGTRHLQLQLRGDRGTLQRGAASWAHKLLWDRLCERGVASLHGPTPSPAT